The following proteins are co-located in the Pomacea canaliculata isolate SZHN2017 linkage group LG8, ASM307304v1, whole genome shotgun sequence genome:
- the LOC112570017 gene encoding uncharacterized protein LOC112570017 encodes MFTMRRSDEINEVTKFNKNCVLYSDVVYEHYNETNDNNVYFRIRFGASSVCNYNLAVTAIFSIIYSSAMIAGYIFIYFRDKGDKKIDLAHIAFLIHCLTEMAVALLMLVLACMVSAGFTHLCKGITSGPYSVPSCSHAEKFKDWRGHDATNFYTCLAVATAGAWFQFVFWLLQGLFGVWKLWRLNMLPVLPDWLKLPCVTSA; translated from the exons acgaaattcaacaAGAACTGTGTCTTGTACTCTGATGTGGTGTACGAACATTACAACGAAACAAACGACAATAATGTGTACTTCCGGATCCGGTTTGGCGCCAGTTCAGTTTGCAACTACAACCTCGCTGTGACAGCCATATTTTCCATCATCTACTCATCCGCTATGATAGCTGGATACATCTTCATCTATTTCAGAGATAAGGGTGACAAGAA AATAGATCTGGCACACATTGCTTTCCTCATTCACTGCCTCACCGAGATGGCTGTGGCATTGTTGATGTTGGTGCTAGCTTGTATGGTCAGTGCCGGCTTCACTCACCTTTGTAAGGGAATCACATCGGGACCTTATAGTGTACCCAG CTGTTCGCATGCGGAGAAGTTCAAGGACTGGAGAGGGCACGACGCGACCAACTTCTACACCTGCCTGGCAGTGGCAACG gcGGGTGCCTGGTTCCAGTTTGTCTTCTGGCTGCTGCAGGGTTTGTTTGGAGTCTGGAAGCTTTGGCGCCTCAACATGCTGCCAGTGCTACCAGACTGGCTGAAACTACCGTGTGTCACCAGTGCATAA
- the LOC112570013 gene encoding uncharacterized protein LOC112570013 isoform X1: protein MALDQDQCLHVWRLVLYITVALFSFFCFVPHAISLTQHHGFCLLYVDMEKYGPVSVCGYCLAVPIIFSLIYGGCMIFFSFWSVAGYENELKTPGAVMCFLVTVTLDCCSWLLMLINACLNTSGLNALCTNLFDNNDRCSKGYLYQPVFGRDDGFYIRHKIAEAGSWLSWIVWSLQMGTSLLVVSARHREFAVLTRNRCCEWTNPCNYLCPCWTCRCRVQYGSDDDDDDDKNKKRRNIHPYRKK, encoded by the exons ATGGCGTTGGATCAAGATCAGTGCCTACATGTATGGCGATTGGTTTTGTACATAACTGTAGCACTGTTTTCGTTCTTTTGCTTTGTTCCTCATGCAATCTCTTTA ACACAGCATCACGGGTTCTGCCTTCTTTATGTTGATATGGAGAAATACGGACCAGTGTCTGTTTGCGGCTACTGCCTCGCCGTCCCGATCATCTTCTCCCTCATCTATGGGGGTTGTATgatcttcttctctttctggaGCGTGGCTGGCTACGAAAACGAGTT AAAGACTCCGGGAGCCGTGATGTGCTTCCTGGTGACCGTCACACTTGACTGCTGCAGCTGGCTGCTCATGCTCATCAACGCATGCTTAAACACCTCTGGTCTCAACGCTCTTTGCACCAACCTCTTCGACAACAACGACAG GTGCTCGAAAGGTTATCTGTACCAGCCAGTCTTTGGACGCGACGACGGCTTCTACATACGTCACAAGATTGCCGAG GCGGGGTCATGGTTGTCGTGGATCGTGTGGTCGCTGCAGATGGGCACCAGTCTGCTGGTGGTGTCCGCCCGCCACCGCGAGTTTGCCGTGCTGACGCGCAACAGATGCTGCGAGTGGACCAACCCTTGCAATTACCTTTGCCCCTGCTGGACGTGCCGTTGTCGGGTGCAGTACGgtagtgacgacgacgacgacgatgacaaaaacaaaaagcgcAGGAATATTCATCCTTACCGCAAGAAGTAG
- the LOC112570015 gene encoding transmembrane protein 179B-like → MNLVTEQNVIRVKMALFGGLFIFGFFVIIAVPVTTNKLDYCPLYFDWSKGRRGPDSNCGYVIAMAVIFQLFYTIYRLVIFLLLMLGRFPQEFFLVGDLFELIYTAIDTAALFLTFIAACILSAGINATCNGNCNWLSAIDSNALSRMRTAEAGAWISFILWLLLVVLGIFWLFRQGKLPFLRRSAQASGTSEATPGGQTPNMGTPPASEQPTYDEAKY, encoded by the exons atgaATTTAGTGACCGAGCAAAACGTCATCCGCGTCAAGATGGCGCTGTTCGGCGGGCTTTTCATCTTTGGCTTCTTCGTCATCATCGCCGTGCCCGTCACCACG AACAAACTCGATTACTGTCCCCTCTACTTCGACTGGAGCAAAGGCAGGCGAGGACCAGATTCCAACTGCGGTTATGTCATTGCAATGGCAGTCATTTTTCAACTGTTCTACACGATTTATCGCCTGGTGATCTTCCTCCTCTTGATGCTGGGAAGATTTCCACAaga ATTTTTCCTGGTGGGAGACTTGTTCGAGCTCATCTACACAGCGATCGACACCGCCGCACTGTTCTTGACTTTCATCGCAGCCTGCATTTTATCTGCAGGAATCAATGCTACTTGTAACGGAAA TTGCAATTGGCTTTCTGCCATCGACAGTAATGCATTAAGCAGGATGCGTACAGCAGAG GCAGGCGCCTGGATCAGCTTCATCCTCTGGCTGCTGCTCGTGGTCCTCGGCATCTTCTGGCTGTTCCGTCAAGGGAAGCTGCCTTTCCTCCGACGGTCGGCTCAAGCCAGCGGCACGTCAGAAGCGACACCTGGCGGACAAACACCTAACATGGGCACGCCTCCTGCTTCCGAACAGCCGACATACGATGAGGCCAAATATTAG
- the LOC112570013 gene encoding uncharacterized protein LOC112570013 isoform X2, translated as MALDQDQCLHTQHHGFCLLYVDMEKYGPVSVCGYCLAVPIIFSLIYGGCMIFFSFWSVAGYENELKTPGAVMCFLVTVTLDCCSWLLMLINACLNTSGLNALCTNLFDNNDRCSKGYLYQPVFGRDDGFYIRHKIAEAGSWLSWIVWSLQMGTSLLVVSARHREFAVLTRNRCCEWTNPCNYLCPCWTCRCRVQYGSDDDDDDDKNKKRRNIHPYRKK; from the exons ATGGCGTTGGATCAAGATCAGTGCCTACAT ACACAGCATCACGGGTTCTGCCTTCTTTATGTTGATATGGAGAAATACGGACCAGTGTCTGTTTGCGGCTACTGCCTCGCCGTCCCGATCATCTTCTCCCTCATCTATGGGGGTTGTATgatcttcttctctttctggaGCGTGGCTGGCTACGAAAACGAGTT AAAGACTCCGGGAGCCGTGATGTGCTTCCTGGTGACCGTCACACTTGACTGCTGCAGCTGGCTGCTCATGCTCATCAACGCATGCTTAAACACCTCTGGTCTCAACGCTCTTTGCACCAACCTCTTCGACAACAACGACAG GTGCTCGAAAGGTTATCTGTACCAGCCAGTCTTTGGACGCGACGACGGCTTCTACATACGTCACAAGATTGCCGAG GCGGGGTCATGGTTGTCGTGGATCGTGTGGTCGCTGCAGATGGGCACCAGTCTGCTGGTGGTGTCCGCCCGCCACCGCGAGTTTGCCGTGCTGACGCGCAACAGATGCTGCGAGTGGACCAACCCTTGCAATTACCTTTGCCCCTGCTGGACGTGCCGTTGTCGGGTGCAGTACGgtagtgacgacgacgacgacgatgacaaaaacaaaaagcgcAGGAATATTCATCCTTACCGCAAGAAGTAG
- the LOC112570013 gene encoding uncharacterized protein LOC112570013 isoform X3 has product MEKYGPVSVCGYCLAVPIIFSLIYGGCMIFFSFWSVAGYENELKTPGAVMCFLVTVTLDCCSWLLMLINACLNTSGLNALCTNLFDNNDRCSKGYLYQPVFGRDDGFYIRHKIAEAGSWLSWIVWSLQMGTSLLVVSARHREFAVLTRNRCCEWTNPCNYLCPCWTCRCRVQYGSDDDDDDDKNKKRRNIHPYRKK; this is encoded by the exons ATGGAGAAATACGGACCAGTGTCTGTTTGCGGCTACTGCCTCGCCGTCCCGATCATCTTCTCCCTCATCTATGGGGGTTGTATgatcttcttctctttctggaGCGTGGCTGGCTACGAAAACGAGTT AAAGACTCCGGGAGCCGTGATGTGCTTCCTGGTGACCGTCACACTTGACTGCTGCAGCTGGCTGCTCATGCTCATCAACGCATGCTTAAACACCTCTGGTCTCAACGCTCTTTGCACCAACCTCTTCGACAACAACGACAG GTGCTCGAAAGGTTATCTGTACCAGCCAGTCTTTGGACGCGACGACGGCTTCTACATACGTCACAAGATTGCCGAG GCGGGGTCATGGTTGTCGTGGATCGTGTGGTCGCTGCAGATGGGCACCAGTCTGCTGGTGGTGTCCGCCCGCCACCGCGAGTTTGCCGTGCTGACGCGCAACAGATGCTGCGAGTGGACCAACCCTTGCAATTACCTTTGCCCCTGCTGGACGTGCCGTTGTCGGGTGCAGTACGgtagtgacgacgacgacgacgatgacaaaaacaaaaagcgcAGGAATATTCATCCTTACCGCAAGAAGTAG